A region from the Salminus brasiliensis chromosome 22, fSalBra1.hap2, whole genome shotgun sequence genome encodes:
- the LOC140543847 gene encoding gap junction gamma-1 protein-like yields MSWSFLTRLLEEIHNHSTFVGKIWLTVLIVFRIVLTAVGGESIYYDEQSKFVCNSGQPGCENVCYDTFAPLSHVRFWVFQIILVATPSLMYLGYAVNKIARLEEGKESGVAAQCKNRKLYLNRRQHRGLEEAEDDQQEDPMIYEAAEVESRSDGAPPGRGGASTGRTISKPRHDGRQRIQRDGLMRVYVLQLFARSALEVGFLAGQYALYGFAVPARYECSVKPCPQTVDCFVSRPTEKTIFLLIMYGVTVLCLLLNIWEMLHLGVGTMLDLVFSRRHSGSRDEEECQLTPLTGPSGLPVSEAGGGSGGYGSYPFSWNSVPPSAPPGYNIIVKPEPIPFTELSSNAKMACKQNRANIAQEEELRGQYGSTEENFLQRSSTGALQREVQQAQERLEAAILAYSQQQQSHCKPGKLQGNRKQRDRSRGKRGGSGGDQRSSSSGKSDEGKPSVWI; encoded by the coding sequence ATGAGCTGGAGCTTCTTAACCCGACTGCTGGAGGAGATCCACAACCACTCCACCTTCGTGGGCAAGATCTGGCTGACCGTGCTGATAGTCTTCCGCATCGTCCTGACCGCCGTGGGGGGAGAGTCGATCTATTATGACGAGCAGAGCAAGTTTGTGTGCAATTCGGGCCAGCCAGGCTGCGAGAACGTCTGCTACGACACGTTTGCGCCCCTGTCGCATGTTCGCTTCTGGGTCTTCCAGATTATACTGGTGGCTACCCCTTCGCTCATGTACCTCGGCTATGCGGTCAACAAGATTGCTCGCCTGGAGGAGGGTAAGGAGAGTGGGGTTGCGGCGCAGTGCAAGAACCGCAAGCTGTACCTCAACCGCCGGCAGCACCGCGGCTTAGAGGAAGCCGAAGATGACCAGCAAGAGGATCCCATGATATACGAAGCTGCAGAGGTTGAAAGCCGGAGTGACGGCGCCCCCCCGGGGCGTGGAGGAGCCAGCACTGGAAGAACTATCAGTAAACCACGGCATGATGGCCGGCAGCGGATTCAGAGGGATGGCTTGATGAGAGTGTACGTGCTTCAGCTTTTTGCCCGCTCTGCCTTGGAAGTGGGCTTCCTGGCTGGCCAGTACGCCCTCTACGGATTTGCCGTGCCAGCACGCTATGAGTGTTCAGTCAAGCCCTGCCCGCAGACGGTGGACTGTTTCGTTTCCCGGCCAACAGAGAAGACCATCTTCTTGCTCATCATGTACGGGGTCACGGTGCTGTGCCTATTGCTCAACATTTGGGAGATGCTCCACCTGGGGGTGGGAACCATGCTGGACCTTGTTTTCTCCCGAAGGCACTCCGGCTCCAGGGATGAGGAGGAGTGCCAGCTGACGCCGCTTACGGGTCCATCTGGGCTTCCTGTCAGCGAGGCCGGAGGAGGCAGCGGGGGATACGGGAGCTACCCTTTCTCCTGGAATTCCGTGCCCCCTTCAGCACCACCAGGGTACAACATCATTGTAAAGCCTGAGCCCATACCTTTCACCGAGCTAAGCAGCAATGCTAAGATGGCCTGCAAGCAGAACCGTGCCAACATCGCCCAAGAGGAGGAGCTGCGGGGCCAGTACGGCAGCACGGAGGAGAACTTCCTCCAAAGAAGCAGCACAGGCGCTCTCCAGAGGGAGGTCCAGCAGGCCCAGGAGAGGCTGGAGGCAGCCATACTGGCCTACAGTCAACAGCAGCAGAGCCACTGCAAACCCGGCAAGCTGCAAGGGAATCGCAAACAGCGGGACCGTTCAAGAGGCAAGCGAGGAGGAAGCGGAGGGGACcaaaggagcagcagcagcggcaagTCGGACGAGGGCAAACCGTCGGTGTGGATTTGA